The DNA segment TGGGGTGTGAATTTTTATTTTTATTGTTTCTTTTTGACTAACTACAAGATTACCTTTGATTAATTCTTGTTTGTCTACTCTCATATGAAATCTAGAATCTGCGGTTCTTTCTTCAATTTCATCAATTAATTGATCGATTTGTTTAGCAGACAACAACCCAAGTAATTTTCTCATAAAATTCTGAGCCTGTTTTTTTACTATTTTTGCATTTAAGATAATTATTGGATTTTCAAAGTGACCTATAGTCTCATTAACTGTAAAATCACTCTTTTTCAGATCTAAATAGTCTTCAAATGATTGAAAAATTTTTAAAATATCCTCAGTGGCATGAACGATCACATCTATTGTAATCTCAATTTTATCAATCATAATTGTAAAGAAATAGTCTTGCTGGTTATGCTTCAAGTAATTTTGTTTCTTTATCAGCTGTTCTGATGAGTTTTACTTTCTCAAGACCTACATGTCTTACTCTGATGACTTTCTTGAATGCTGCCATGATATCTGAATTAATTTTACTGTAGCATGTTGCTTGAACAAATTGTTCTATGTTCATACTAGGAATTGTATTGTTAATCACATCTCTTGCAATCAATCTTAATGCATGTTGTCTAGATGTGTTTAGTTGTCTATGAGTTAGAGCTAGTACTTTGACTCTAAAGACATATCCATCCTTGGTTTTAATATCTACAACGAAATTGATCTTTGATGAACCCCGTCTTACTAAACTACGCAAGAATTCTTTTGAATATTCATATCTCTTGAAAATTGTTGATGCTTTATCACCATCAACCTTACTAATCTGGAAATAGATTTTGTACTGATGCTGTGATGGATCTCCCTTTAATATGTCGTAAAGTGTAACTTCTAGAACCCTACCTAAAGCATTCTTGTCATCTGTAATTGGGACATATCCGATCGGGACATTGTTAAACGAATCTGGCGCATACACTGTAACCCAGCGTTTTTCTCGCCACTTGTCCTTTACTCGACCTTTTCTACGTGCCAATTACTAACGACCTTTGAATCCAAAATATAAGGGTATGTCACTAGATCTCTTTCTGATTTCCCATGTAACTTTGTAAAACCTGAGGAATTCTAATATGACCATCCTTTGTTTGGAAATTTTCCATAATAGATACCAGAACCCTAGTAGTGGCAATCAAAGTACTGTTAAGTGTGTGAATATATTGGGTGTCTTCATTTGTTTTATCTCTGTATCTTATCTTTAATCTTCTTGCTTGATAGTCCAAACAATTCGAGCAAGAAACAATTTCTCTATATGTATTCTGTCCTGCCATCCAAGCTTCAATATCGTATGTCTTAGATGAAACTTTACCCATATCTCCAGTTGATAATAGAACTACTTTGTATGGTATTTCTAAATTTTGATAAAATTCTTCAGATACTGCTAACATTTTTTCATGCTCATTACGAGAATCCTCTGGTTTAGAAAAAATAAACTGTTCAATTTTATCGAATTGATGAACTCTGAAAATCCCTTTTTGATCTCTTCCATGCGCTCCTGCTTCTTTTCTAAAACATGGACTAATACCTGCATATCTTAATGGAAGATCTTTTCCATCTATGATCTCTTTTGAGTGCATTGCTGCCATAGCATGCTCAGATGTCCCAATCATGTATAGATCTTCTTCTTCAATTTTGTATATGACTTCTTCAAAATCATCTGCAATAACTGCCCCTTCCATTGACTCTCGATTAATCATGTAAGGTGGTTGAACTAACGAATACTCTTTTTTTGCAAGAAATTCTAATCCATAGTGGATTAATGATTGATTTAATCTTACAAGATCATTTTTTAGATAATAAAATCTTGCTCCTGCTACCTTTGCAGCTCTTTCTAAATCTACCAAATCCAAATTTTCAGAAATATTGATATGATCATTTACTTTGAAATCAAAATTTGGTATCGTTCCCCATTTTCGAATTTCCTTATTGGCCTTTTGATTCATTCCTATAGGAACTGATTCATCAACAAGATTTGGAATAGTCATTGCTAGTTTTGAATATATATTTTCAATAATTTGTTGTTCAGATTCTAATTTTGCAAGATTTTCAGAAATATTTTTCATCTCTGATAAAATTGACGATGGATCTCTCCCTTCCTTCTTTTTTTGTGAAATATTCAAGGCCAGTTTATTCTTCTTTTTTCGTAATTCATCCGTCTGAATTATTAATTCTCGTCTTTTTTGATCTGATTTAATTAATCCATCCAAATCAAAATATACAGATCTTGCCTTGAGCATATCTCGAATAACCTGTGGGTTTTCTTTGATTATTTTTGGATCCAACATTACTCTATCACCTTCAAAGCAACTTGGATATGCTCAACAACTTCATCTACTGTTCCAATTAGATGTTTCATATTCTTCTTACTTTCAAAATTAAAAACTAGTTTGTTATCAACATTCTCAACATAAAGACTCAATCCTTCTGGG comes from the Nitrosopumilus sp. genome and includes:
- a CDS encoding exosome protein, producing MIDKIEITIDVIVHATEDILKIFQSFEDYLDLKKSDFTVNETIGHFENPIIILNAKIVKKQAQNFMRKLLGLLSAKQIDQLIDEIEERTADSRFHMRVDKQELIKGNLVVSQKETIKIKIHTPIYNKKDTVKTFTEIFQIVT
- a CDS encoding 30S ribosomal protein S3ae; the protein is MARRKGRVKDKWREKRWVTVYAPDSFNNVPIGYVPITDDKNALGRVLEVTLYDILKGDPSQHQYKIYFQISKVDGDKASTIFKRYEYSKEFLRSLVRRGSSKINFVVDIKTKDGYVFRVKVLALTHRQLNTSRQHALRLIARDVINNTIPSMNIEQFVQATCYSKINSDIMAAFKKVIRVRHVGLEKVKLIRTADKETKLLEA
- the serS gene encoding serine--tRNA ligase, with product MLDPKIIKENPQVIRDMLKARSVYFDLDGLIKSDQKRRELIIQTDELRKKKNKLALNISQKKKEGRDPSSILSEMKNISENLAKLESEQQIIENIYSKLAMTIPNLVDESVPIGMNQKANKEIRKWGTIPNFDFKVNDHINISENLDLVDLERAAKVAGARFYYLKNDLVRLNQSLIHYGLEFLAKKEYSLVQPPYMINRESMEGAVIADDFEEVIYKIEEEDLYMIGTSEHAMAAMHSKEIIDGKDLPLRYAGISPCFRKEAGAHGRDQKGIFRVHQFDKIEQFIFSKPEDSRNEHEKMLAVSEEFYQNLEIPYKVVLLSTGDMGKVSSKTYDIEAWMAGQNTYREIVSCSNCLDYQARRLKIRYRDKTNEDTQYIHTLNSTLIATTRVLVSIMENFQTKDGHIRIPQVLQSYMGNQKEI
- a CDS encoding KEOPS complex subunit Pcc1 translates to MSLTCQVQVILNNISIEKADAIKKALEPDNVNFPEGLSLYVENVDNKLVFNFESKKNMKHLIGTVDEVVEHIQVALKVIE